Genomic DNA from Lutibacter sp. A80:
TTTTCAATAGCCGAATTAATATCTGCTAAAGGTTTTCCAATTCTAGAAATTCCTTTTTCAATTAAACGTGAAGCTGGAGAATTAACCTGTGCACATAACACTTTTGCAGCATCTAATTTACCATGTGAAACGTGATCTCTAATCTGATTCATAAAATTACTATCGGTTTTTGCAGCTGCTTTTATGGCAAAAAATCGTTCAAAATATATGTATAGCGCAACAGCCAATAATACAATTAAAATAGCAATAATAACTTGACCTCCAACGCCTCCATCCATAATTAATTTATAAATTGAAAGTGTTTTTTCTTCAGAAATAGTTTCGTTTAACAAATCGTCTGAATTTTGTAACATTGTTAATAACATAGATTATTCTTTATTTTATTTTTCTTTAACGATGATAATAATTTAAAATTGTATTAAAAGCATAAATACACTACATATAAAAAAATGTATTATTTCCATTTTTACAACAATAGCGCTTTATGGTAAAACCACTTATAGTTACTTTTTTAATACAACTATTTAAAGGTTGTAAATATACTAAAATCTAATACGTATTTTAATAAGTTTTTCCATGAACTACAATTCTTTTCTTCACTAGATTTTGCTCACTTTACATTTTTAACAAAAAAGAACCTAAAAAAGACTTATATTTGTGTAAAAGCAAACTTTTACTAACAACTTTTATCAATTATGGATTTTAACTTAACAGAAGAACAAATAATGATACGCGATGCTGCACGTAATTTTGCTCAAAAAGAGCTATTACCAGGTGTAATTGAACGCGACGAAAAGCAACAGTTTCCTACAGAACAAGTAAAAAAAATGGGAGAACTTGGTTTTCTAGGAATGATGGTTGATCCAAAATATGGAGGAAGTGGTTTAGACACTGTTTCGTATGTATTAGCAATGGAAGAAATTTCTAAAATTGATGCTTCAGCTTCGGTAATAATGTCTGTAAACAACTCATTAGTATGTTGGGGATTAGAAACTTACGGAACCGAAGAACAAAAACAAAAGTATTTAGTTCCATTAGCTACTGGTGAAATTATTGGTGCATTTTGTTTAAGTGAACCTGAAGCCGGTTCTGATGCTACTTCTCAAAAAACAACAGCTATAGACAAGGGAGATTATTACCTTTTAAACGGTACAAAAAATTGGATTACAAATGGTAATAATGCAAGCGTTTATTTAGTTATTGCACAAACAGATGTTAGCAAAGGACATAAGGGAATTAATGTTCTAATTGTTGAAAAAGGAATGGATGGCTTTGTTGTAGGACCAAAAGAAAATAAATTAGGAATTCGAGGCTCAGATACACATTCTTTAATGTTTACCGATGTAAAAGTACCTAAAGAAAATAGAATTGGAGAAGAAGGCTTTGGTTTTAAATTTGCAATGAAAACACTTGCTGGAGGAAGAATTGGAATTGCATCCCAAGCATTAGGAATAGCTTCTGGAGCTTACGAATTAGCTTTAAAATATTCTAAAGAACGTAAATCTTTTGGCAAAGAAATAAGCAAACACCAAGCAATTGCCTTTAAATTAGCCGATATGGCAACTCAAATTGAAGCTGCGCGTATGTTATGCTTAAAAGCTGCTTGGGAAAAAGATCAACAATTAAATTATGATTTAAGTGGTGCAATGGCTAAATTATATGCGGCAGAAATGGCAATGCAAGTAACTGTTGAAGCTGTTCAAATTCACGGTGGCTATGGATTTGTAAAAGAATATCATGTAGAACGTTTAATGCGTGATGCTAAAATTACGCAAATCTATGAAGGTACTTCTGAAATTCAAAAAATTGTTATTTCAAGAAGTGTTTTAAACAACTAATATATTTTGGGCGTGCCGGCAAAAAAAATGCCGTCGCGTCTTCCGTTAAATCTTTTGCAAAAAAGCAAAAGGATACCACTTCAACCGCTCACGCATTTCATTCTCAACTTATTATTCAACATTATACCTTTTTAACACTTCAACTAAAAAAATTAAACCTTCTTAACTACGTAGGTAACAATTCCCCATATAATTAACTCATTCTCTTCTGTTACTTTTATTGGCTTATAATTGCTATTTTCAGGCATTAAATACATACAATCCTGCTCTACTTTTAACCGTTTAATTGTAAACTCACCATCTAACATGCATACCGCTATTTTTCCATCTCTAGTTTCAATACTTCTATCTATTACCAATAAATCACCATCTTCAATATTAGCATCAACCATAGAATTACCTCTTACACGAGCATAAAAAGTAGCATTTTCGTTTTGTACTAATTCTTTATCTAAACTGATTCTAATTTCCTTAAAATCTTCAGCAGGCGAAGGAAAACCAGCTGCAATATCCTCATTTACAATTGGTCGCACTATAGACCCCGATGTTTCAGGAATATAAAAAGTTATTTTTTCTGTATCTCCTATTTTTTTCAATCGCATTTTATTTCTATTATCTCATCAATTACAGTGGTATATCTTGGAGACAAGTGTTCTTGTTTCATTTTCCAAGTCTTATCTAAATCTTGATTCGCTATTTTAATTTTTGGTGTTCTATATTTTAAATTTATACGATCCATAACTTTCATTAAAGCTTTATGTTTAGGCTCTTCATCTAAAAATAAAGAAAATTGGTGTACTTTTTCTGGTTGAATCCCCATAACAATTACACCTGCCTTTTTATAATTAAAACCTTGCTTATATAACTGCTGAATACCTTTAATTGCAAAATTACAAATGGTAATACTAGAATTTGTTGCATACGGTAAATGCACTACCATTCCAACATTTCTTTTCTCTTCTGTATAACTGCTTGTTCTTAAAAAAACATACAAGCAAGTACTTTCTGAATACTGATTTCGTAATTTTTGGGCACAAGAATTTGCAAATGTAGCAATACGTTCTTTTATGGGCTCAAAATCTTGAATTGCTTTTTCAAAAGTACGTGTAGTTGCTATATTTTGTTTGTCTTGTATTTTTTCTACACCAATAGTTTCTATACCCGCTAAATCTTGTTTTAAACGTAAACCAACAACCGAAAACTGCTTCTTTACAAATTGATCTGGTAACTGCGTAAATTGATATGCTGTAGTTATATTTATCTGTTTTAGTTTTTTTGAAATACGCCTTCCTATTCCCCAAACATTTTCAACTTTTGTCCATTTTAAGGCTTTAATTCGTTGTTCTTCAGAAGTAATAACGTACACTCCTTTTGTTTTAACTGTAAACTTTTTTGCAATTTTATTTGCTACTTTAGATAGTGATTTTGTGGGTGCTACACCAATACTAACAGGAATTCCGACCCATTTTTCAACAGTTTTTTTAATCTTTAAAACGTACGCTTCTAAATCCTCAGCTTTAATATGATCTAATTTAAAAAAAGCTTCGTCTATAGAATAAACTTCAATATCTGGCGAAAATTGCCCTATAATATTCATTACCCGTGTACTTAAATCTCCGTATAACGAATAGTTCGACGAAAACACATGAATATTATTTTCCTTAAAAGTAACTTTATATTTAAACGCCTCTGCTCCCATTGGAATTAAATCCTTTGCTTCACTACTGCGCGCTATTACACAACCATCATTATTAGATAAAACCACTATGGGTTTTCCTATTAAATTAGGCTTAAATATACGCTCGCAAGAGGCATAAAAACTATTACAATCTAAAATAGCATACATGGTTTTTAAATATCGTCTAAATTATAAAGAATATCGTTTATAAATAAAAAAAATAAAAAAACAATTAATGAATGAATGTTTATTCATATATTTGCAGTCGGAATTTTTTTATTTTAAATAAATGGCTAGAAAAATAGATGAAGAAAAATTGGCTCGTATAAAACAAGCAACTATGAAAACCATTGTGGACCATGGTATAGAAAAGGCAACTATAGCAATGATTGCTAAAAATGCAAATGTTAGTGGAGGCTATTTATACAGACTCTACAGTGGTAAACAAGCGTTAATTGATGAATTATATTTTGATAAAATTGACTCTTTAATAGGTGAATTAGAATTTCTAATTAACTTAAAACATACAAGTATTGCTCCTATTATTAAAATTTTTGTTCAAAATAGATTTGTATTTGCCATAAATGAAACTGAAGCTTCTAATTTCTTTTACCAACTATTACACAATGATAATTTTGTAATACCCAATGCTTTAAAAGATAAAAGCATTGCTTTAATGCAACAACTTTTAAATATTGGTAAAAAATCTGGTGAAATTGGCAAAAATGTTGGAATTCTAGATTTAAGCTATCACATTCTAACCTATGCTATAGATTATGTTCATTATAAAAAAAATAACTTTTTAGGAATTGAAGAAATAGACGAAAACAACAACAACGTTAACTACATTACTAATAACATTTTAAATATACTAAAACAAGATAATTAACAATGCTTACTCATTTAAAATTGGTATTAAAACCTACTGCAAAAAAATTAACTATTCTTTTAGTTCTTATTACAGCTAGTATCACAGCTCAAGAATTGTCGCTAAAAGAAGCTTATAATTTAATGCTTATAAAAAATGGTGATTTAAATGCTTCTCAACAAGAAGTAAACGCAAAACAGGAAGAATTAAAGGCGGTAAAAGGATTAAGATATCCTTCGCTTAGTGTTTCTGCAACCTATTTAAATTTAGACAATGATATAGAAGTTGATTTAAATGAACAACGTACAATGGTTAGTGGACTTCTTGGTGTAGCTGACCCGTCAGTATTAGGTGATTGGAATTTTACACTACAAGACAAAAATTTAGGTTTTGCATCAGCAGATATTAATTGGCCAATATTTGCAGGTGGAAAAATAAATGCAGCTAATAAAGCTTCAAAAATTAATTATGAACTTTCCGAAAATCATCATAAAATAAAAACTAATGCTTTAACAATAAAGTTAATAGATTATTATTTTAAACTTAAATTGGCCAAAGAAGCAGAAAATTTACGTCAAAAAGTATATGAAACTATACAATTGCATAATGAACACGCAATTAAATTATTTGAAAATGGTATTATTCCAGAAGTAGAAACTTTAAATGCAAAAGTGGCACTATCTAATGCTAAACGCGAATTATTAGCTGCGCAACAAGATGTTTCTTTAGCTACTACTGCAATTAAAAATTTAATTGGAGATGAAGCTTTTAATACAACTTCAACAAATTTTATTAATCCAACAATACAACCTTCATTAAATGAATTTCAACAAGAAATGATTCAAGAAAATGAACAATTAAAATTTTTAGAAAAAAATGAAGAACTTGCTAAAGTTGGCGTTAAAGTTGAAAACAGTGAATATTTTCCTAAAGTAGCCTTATTTGGAAAACACACTTTTTGGAAAGATAATTTAGATCTTTTAGAAACAAAATGGTTAGTGGGTGTTGGTGCTTCTTGGGACTTGTTTAATGGTTTTGAAAGAGAACACAAAATTAAAGCTGCAAAGCATAAAGTTTTACAAGTACAACAATTGGAAAAACAAGCTAAATTAAATTTATTAACCTATACCGAAAAATTATATAACGAATTAGAAAAACAACGAGAACAATACAATAGTTTAGCAACAGATTTAGCTTTAGCTGAAAAATTAAAGTTTATGAGAACTCGTGCATTTGAAGAAGGTACAGGTACTTCACTCGAAGTAATTGATGCTACTTTACAACTAACTCAAATTAAATTATTTAAAATAAAAGCACTTTACTATTACAATACAACCTATGGTGAATTAATGGTAAGTCTAAACAAAACAGAAAATTTCTTGAATCAAATTTAATATCGAAAATGAAAAATTCAAAAGTTATAAAATCAGCTATAAGTATTATTCTTATTACAATATTAGTATTAACAGGAATTTGGTTTATGAGCAAACCAAATCCAGTTATTTTACAAGGTAGAATTGAAGCTAAAGAAATTTATTTATCTTCAAAATTACCAACACGTTTAAAATCTATTGAAGTAAAAGAAGGAACAAGCGTTACTAAAGGTCAATTATTAGCAACCTTAGAAAGTCCAGAAATAGACGCTAAAGAATTACAAGCTCTTGCTGCTAAAGATGCCGCAAATGCCCAAAAAGACAAAGCCAGAAACGGTGCTCGAAAAGAAGAAATTAATGCTTATAAAAGTCTGTATGAAAAAGCTACTGCTGGAGCAAATGTAATGGTTAAATCTTACGAACGTATCGAAAATTTATTTAAAGACGGTGTGGTTTCTGAACAAAAAAAGGATGAAGTGTTTGCTAAAAAAGAAGCTGCTCTAAACGATCAAAAAGCAGCGTATAACAAATATCAATTAGCTTTAAAAGGTGCCAGAAGTGAAGATATTGAAGCTGCAAATGCTTTAGTTAGAAAAGCCGAAGGTGCATTAAGTGAGCTGGAAAGTTATAAAAATGAACGCTTTATTATAAGTCCTATAAATGCAGAAGTATTAGATTTTTTACCTGAAGAAGGCGAATTAATTGGAGCTGGTTACCCTGTTGCACACTTAGTAGATTTATCTAATTCTTACGCCATAGTAAACGTAAAAGAAACAAACTTATATAACTTCAAAAAAGGGTCAGAATTTAAGGCAACTATTCCTGCTTTAGAAAATAAAGAAGTTACTTTTCAAATTTACTATGTTGCAGCTTTAGGAGATTATGCTACTTGGAAAGCAACAAAATCTACAGGAGATTTTGATGTTAGAACTTTTGAAATAAAAGCGGCTCCAAAAACCCCAGAAACAGAATTACGTCCAGGTATGAGTCTTTTAATTGATTATTCTCAATTTAATAAATAAAATGAAATCGTATTTACATATTGCAAAACGTGAATTTAGAATGTTATTTCATAACAAATCTATGTTTATTTTTGCAGTAATATTACCTTTTATATCAATGGTATTTTTTCTTAGCTTGCTAGATAATGGTGTTGCTAGAGACTTACCAATTGCAGTTATTGACTTAGATAATTCTTCTACATCAAGAAATATAACAAGTCAATTAGACGCTACACCAGAATTAAAAGTAGTATTTAAACCTGCCAGCCAATTAGAAGGTGAAACATTAATAAAAGAATTAAAAGTATATGGACTAGTTACAATTCCTAAAAATTTTGGTAAAGAATTAAATCAAGGAAAACAAGTCTCAATTATAAATCAATTCAATAGCAATTTATTATTAGCTTCTGGTTTAGAAAATAAAGCATTTAAAAGTGCTATCGGAATTATTTCTGCGGGTATAAATGTACAAAAACAGCTAAAAAAAGGCATCTATATAGAGCAAGCTAAAAGTAATTACCAACCAATAACATCTGACAATCATGTGTTTGCCAATCCATACACTAACTATTCGTATTATTTAAATTCAGGTTTTTTAACATTGTTTTTTCAAATATTTGTAATATTAACAACCATCTATTGTTTTGGTAACGATTTAAAATATAATAAAGGTGAAAAATTATATAACATTGGTAAAGGAAATATTACAACAATTATATTAGGTAAAATTACGCCTTATACACTATGGTACTTTTTAGTTGGACTTATTATGTTTATAGCAATGTTTGTTATTGAAGATTTCCCTTTAAATGGAAATAAAGCTGTTGTTTTACTTTCATTATTTCTTTTAATAACAGCTTCACAAGCTTTTGCAATATTATTTTTAGTAATCGGTAAGAGTTTTAGAGAAGCATTAACATTTGGATCTGGATTTGCCGCTGTTAGTCTATCTTTTTCTGGAATTACATTTCCAATATTTGGAATGCCAAAAGTATTACAATGGATGAGTCACTTATTTCCATTTACACATTTTTTAAATTTATTTTTAGATCAAACTCAAAGAGGAATACCTGTGTATTATTCCATGTATTCAATTATAGGCTTGGTTGTATTAACAATTGCTCCTGTTCTATTAAGTTATAATAAACTAAAAAAACTTTTAATAAAAGGGGCTTTTCTTCAACGCATTTAATAATGAAAAATTTATATAAAAAATATCATAGAATTCAAGTTTCATATATAAATACATTTATTACGGAATGGAATGCTATAAAATCAGACAAAGCAGTAATAAGTACATTTATTTTAGTAGCATTTGGTATTTTAACTGTTTACACATATATCTATTCTAAAGAAGTAATTAACGACGTTCCTGTAGCCATAGTAAACCAAGATGCTACTAAAACAAGTAGGGATTATATAGCTATGCTAAATGCTTCTGAAGGAACAAAAACTATTACAACATACACAGATATACAAGAAGCTAAAAGAGATTACTATTCTAAAAAAGTAATGGGAATTGTTATTATTCCTAAAAACTTTGAAAAAGATATTAGAAGTGGAAAACAAACTACTATCACTTCTTTTTCAGATGCTTCAAATATGATATTTTATAAAAAAGTATTAGTAGATGTATCCGTTACAACAGGTAATTTTAATGCTGGAATTGTAATAAAAAAAGAAATGTCTAATGGTACACCTATAGCTTTTGCAAAGCAAAATTACATTCCATTAAAACAAATCTCTACTAGTTTATTCAACACTTCAGCCGGTTACGCTACCTATTTAATACCAATACTTACTGCTTTAATAGTACAGTTAGTTATTTTAATGGGGATAGGAATTTTAAATGGTTCTCGAAAAGAAGATAAAGTAATACATACAAATTTTCCAAGATTACTACATAAAGGAGGAACAATACCCGTATTATTAGCTAAAGCAACATTATACTCATTAATATTTGCGGTAATTCTACCAATTCAAATAGGTTTAATTTACACATTATTTTCAATTCCTATTAGGGCTTCATTAGCTGATATATACCTATTCTCTTTACCTTATTTAACTTCTGTTATTTTCTTAGGAATAGCCATCAGTAGCCTTTTTAAAAGAAGAGAAGATTCAACAATATTTTTAGTACTCTTATCAGTACCTGCACTAATGTTAAGTGGATTATCGTTCCCAATGGAAGGATTTCCAATTTTTTACCAACAATTAGCTAAATTACTCCCATCTACATCTGGTATCACAGGCTTTGTTAAATTAATTCAAATGGAAGCACCTTTCTATGATGTTATAAACGATTGGTATCGCTTATGGATGCTTACAGTACTATATTTTATAATAGCGGTAATAACTCTTAAAGTTAGAGCATATAATGAAAAAAGAAATTTTAAATATTAATTTAAAACTTTAATTACTAATAGAAATAGATAAAAAAATCATACTCTATAAGTATCAGGTTTCCAATTACTAATAGAGCTTTTGATTTCTTTTTCTGATAAATTTTCTTTTATAGCTCTATCAACTAAAACAACAAATTCTTCATCTGAAGCAAAGCGTAATCCTATAATTTGACGCGTAGTAACTTTATCAGACATTGGCTTACCTGTAAGAATAAAGTATCTTAATTTTTCTTCTGCTCTAATTGCTCTATCTTGTGCTTTTAAAGCAAAAGCTCTTATATAATACATCATTAACATAAGAATAATAGGAATAAGTACTAATAAGAAGGCTTCATAGCTTATATCTTCTGTAGTAATTAAGTTTCTTACAGCACCTACAAATAAGGCTAAAACTATAATAAATAAAATACCGTGATAACCAAGAACCAATCTACTGTGATTACCATTATTTTGTTGTTTCATAATATAATAAGCGTTTAATAAAAGTAAATATAATGTATTTAAATAAGAAAACTCTAATAGTTTAAACAAATACAAATTCAATCCATTACACCTCAAGAGAATATTAAAATATGATTAAAAATTAGTAGTATATTCAAAATTTAAGAAGTGAAAAAAAAGAAAAGGGTAAAAAAAAACCTTCAATAATTAAATTGAAGGTTTTCAAAAGAAAGGCGGTGACATACTCTCCCACCATAGTGGCAGTACCATCTGCGCTGATAGGCTTAACTTCTCTGTTCGGTA
This window encodes:
- a CDS encoding LexA family transcriptional regulator → MRLKKIGDTEKITFYIPETSGSIVRPIVNEDIAAGFPSPAEDFKEIRISLDKELVQNENATFYARVRGNSMVDANIEDGDLLVIDRSIETRDGKIAVCMLDGEFTIKRLKVEQDCMYLMPENSNYKPIKVTEENELIIWGIVTYVVKKV
- a CDS encoding DUF6526 family protein, whose translation is MKQQNNGNHSRLVLGYHGILFIIVLALFVGAVRNLITTEDISYEAFLLVLIPIILMLMMYYIRAFALKAQDRAIRAEEKLRYFILTGKPMSDKVTTRQIIGLRFASDEEFVVLVDRAIKENLSEKEIKSSISNWKPDTYRV
- a CDS encoding TolC family protein; amino-acid sequence: MLTHLKLVLKPTAKKLTILLVLITASITAQELSLKEAYNLMLIKNGDLNASQQEVNAKQEELKAVKGLRYPSLSVSATYLNLDNDIEVDLNEQRTMVSGLLGVADPSVLGDWNFTLQDKNLGFASADINWPIFAGGKINAANKASKINYELSENHHKIKTNALTIKLIDYYFKLKLAKEAENLRQKVYETIQLHNEHAIKLFENGIIPEVETLNAKVALSNAKRELLAAQQDVSLATTAIKNLIGDEAFNTTSTNFINPTIQPSLNEFQQEMIQENEQLKFLEKNEELAKVGVKVENSEYFPKVALFGKHTFWKDNLDLLETKWLVGVGASWDLFNGFEREHKIKAAKHKVLQVQQLEKQAKLNLLTYTEKLYNELEKQREQYNSLATDLALAEKLKFMRTRAFEEGTGTSLEVIDATLQLTQIKLFKIKALYYYNTTYGELMVSLNKTENFLNQI
- a CDS encoding HlyD family secretion protein, with amino-acid sequence MKNSKVIKSAISIILITILVLTGIWFMSKPNPVILQGRIEAKEIYLSSKLPTRLKSIEVKEGTSVTKGQLLATLESPEIDAKELQALAAKDAANAQKDKARNGARKEEINAYKSLYEKATAGANVMVKSYERIENLFKDGVVSEQKKDEVFAKKEAALNDQKAAYNKYQLALKGARSEDIEAANALVRKAEGALSELESYKNERFIISPINAEVLDFLPEEGELIGAGYPVAHLVDLSNSYAIVNVKETNLYNFKKGSEFKATIPALENKEVTFQIYYVAALGDYATWKATKSTGDFDVRTFEIKAAPKTPETELRPGMSLLIDYSQFNK
- a CDS encoding ABC transporter permease, which encodes MKSYLHIAKREFRMLFHNKSMFIFAVILPFISMVFFLSLLDNGVARDLPIAVIDLDNSSTSRNITSQLDATPELKVVFKPASQLEGETLIKELKVYGLVTIPKNFGKELNQGKQVSIINQFNSNLLLASGLENKAFKSAIGIISAGINVQKQLKKGIYIEQAKSNYQPITSDNHVFANPYTNYSYYLNSGFLTLFFQIFVILTTIYCFGNDLKYNKGEKLYNIGKGNITTIILGKITPYTLWYFLVGLIMFIAMFVIEDFPLNGNKAVVLLSLFLLITASQAFAILFLVIGKSFREALTFGSGFAAVSLSFSGITFPIFGMPKVLQWMSHLFPFTHFLNLFLDQTQRGIPVYYSMYSIIGLVVLTIAPVLLSYNKLKKLLIKGAFLQRI
- a CDS encoding ABC transporter permease, with the protein product MKNLYKKYHRIQVSYINTFITEWNAIKSDKAVISTFILVAFGILTVYTYIYSKEVINDVPVAIVNQDATKTSRDYIAMLNASEGTKTITTYTDIQEAKRDYYSKKVMGIVIIPKNFEKDIRSGKQTTITSFSDASNMIFYKKVLVDVSVTTGNFNAGIVIKKEMSNGTPIAFAKQNYIPLKQISTSLFNTSAGYATYLIPILTALIVQLVILMGIGILNGSRKEDKVIHTNFPRLLHKGGTIPVLLAKATLYSLIFAVILPIQIGLIYTLFSIPIRASLADIYLFSLPYLTSVIFLGIAISSLFKRREDSTIFLVLLSVPALMLSGLSFPMEGFPIFYQQLAKLLPSTSGITGFVKLIQMEAPFYDVINDWYRLWMLTVLYFIIAVITLKVRAYNEKRNFKY
- a CDS encoding Y-family DNA polymerase yields the protein MYAILDCNSFYASCERIFKPNLIGKPIVVLSNNDGCVIARSSEAKDLIPMGAEAFKYKVTFKENNIHVFSSNYSLYGDLSTRVMNIIGQFSPDIEVYSIDEAFFKLDHIKAEDLEAYVLKIKKTVEKWVGIPVSIGVAPTKSLSKVANKIAKKFTVKTKGVYVITSEEQRIKALKWTKVENVWGIGRRISKKLKQINITTAYQFTQLPDQFVKKQFSVVGLRLKQDLAGIETIGVEKIQDKQNIATTRTFEKAIQDFEPIKERIATFANSCAQKLRNQYSESTCLYVFLRTSSYTEEKRNVGMVVHLPYATNSSITICNFAIKGIQQLYKQGFNYKKAGVIVMGIQPEKVHQFSLFLDEEPKHKALMKVMDRINLKYRTPKIKIANQDLDKTWKMKQEHLSPRYTTVIDEIIEIKCD
- a CDS encoding acyl-CoA dehydrogenase gives rise to the protein MDFNLTEEQIMIRDAARNFAQKELLPGVIERDEKQQFPTEQVKKMGELGFLGMMVDPKYGGSGLDTVSYVLAMEEISKIDASASVIMSVNNSLVCWGLETYGTEEQKQKYLVPLATGEIIGAFCLSEPEAGSDATSQKTTAIDKGDYYLLNGTKNWITNGNNASVYLVIAQTDVSKGHKGINVLIVEKGMDGFVVGPKENKLGIRGSDTHSLMFTDVKVPKENRIGEEGFGFKFAMKTLAGGRIGIASQALGIASGAYELALKYSKERKSFGKEISKHQAIAFKLADMATQIEAARMLCLKAAWEKDQQLNYDLSGAMAKLYAAEMAMQVTVEAVQIHGGYGFVKEYHVERLMRDAKITQIYEGTSEIQKIVISRSVLNN
- a CDS encoding TetR/AcrR family transcriptional regulator; this translates as MARKIDEEKLARIKQATMKTIVDHGIEKATIAMIAKNANVSGGYLYRLYSGKQALIDELYFDKIDSLIGELEFLINLKHTSIAPIIKIFVQNRFVFAINETEASNFFYQLLHNDNFVIPNALKDKSIALMQQLLNIGKKSGEIGKNVGILDLSYHILTYAIDYVHYKKNNFLGIEEIDENNNNVNYITNNILNILKQDN
- a CDS encoding MotA/TolQ/ExbB proton channel family protein; the protein is MLQNSDDLLNETISEEKTLSIYKLIMDGGVGGQVIIAILIVLLAVALYIYFERFFAIKAAAKTDSNFMNQIRDHVSHGKLDAAKVLCAQVNSPASRLIEKGISRIGKPLADINSAIENAGRLEIYKLEKNVPVLATIAGAAPMIGFLGTVIGMIVAIHEIANAGGQIDIKMLSDGLYTAMTTTVAGLIVGIISYIQYNHLVVRTNKVVYEMEAKSVEFLDLLNEPI